The stretch of DNA TCAATTCCGCACGTGGCTGTCCCTTTAAATGTGTATTCTGTATTGCACCTGTTTACTATGGAAAAAGGGTAAGAAGACATTCCATTGCATACATTATTCAAGAAATTGTAACATGCATGAATGTTCACGGTATTGAAAGCTTCCTTTTCTGGGAGGAATCATTTACCTCGGACAAATCTTTTTGCATAGAGCTGTGTAAGGAAATAATCAGGTTGAACCTGAATATAGAATGGGCTGCTACCACCAGAGCCGCCTCCCTTGATAATGAAATTCTCTCTTATATGAAACAGGCCGGCTGCATGCTGCTTGGCCTGGGAATAGAAACAAGCAATCAAATAATTCTGAACAGAGCTAGAAAAAGCGAATCCGTCGAGGAGATTAACAGAGCTGTATCTCTCTGCAGAGATGCGAAGATACCTGCAATGGGACATTTCATATTCGGGCTGCCTGGAGAAACACCGAGTACAGCACAGCAGACCATTGAATACGCTATGCATCTTGGTCTGGATTATGTACAGGCTTACTGTGCTGTCCCGTATCCGGGAACCGAGCTTGGCGATCTGGCGAAGAGTAGCGGCTGGATAGAAGCAACAGGATGGTCTCAGTATGACTTCGGAGGCAGAAGCATAATGAGAATCGGCTCCATTAAACCAGAGGAAGTAAACAGAGCAAGGCAGAAACTGCTCAGGAAGTTTTACACGAGGCCTTCTTACATTATTGCTAGAATTATAGAAATTCGATCTTTGAAGCGGTTACTCAACATTTCCAGTTTTGTTAAGTGGATTATAGGCTCCCGATAATCATGAAAGAATATAAGATGGATCTTTCCGTAGTTATGCCCTGTCTGAACGAAGAGAAGACCATAGGCAACTGTATTGATCTGGCTCTTGATACTATGCGCAGTGATGGAATAGAGGGTGAAGTTCTTGTAGTCGATAACGGTTCAGTCGACAATTCAGTATCCATTGCCCTGGAACATGGTGCAAGAATTGTTCATGAGGATTCAAAGGGATACGGCTACGCTCTTAACAGAGGTTTTAAGGAAGCCCTGGGAAAGTACATTGTCTTCGCGGACGCAGATGAATCTTACGATTTTTCATATGTTGGCGAATTCTGCAAACGCCTGAGAAATGGCAAGGATCTTGTTATAGGAAATCGTCTTACCGGAAGTATGGAGAAGGGAGCCATGCCCTGGCTGCACAGATTTCTTGGAACTCCAGTCCTCACTTTCTTTGTGCGGGTACTCTTCAAATTGCGGATCCGCGATATCAACTGCGGCATGAGGGGAATATCGAAGGAAGGGTATAACAAGCTGGAATTATTATGTGGAGGCATGGAGTTTGCCTCGGAGATGATGATAAAGGCAAAGATACAGGGACTGATTATTGACGAGTTCCCCATAGATTTCAAGAGAGATAAACGCAACAGACCACCGCATTTGAATACTTTCAGGGACGGCTGGCGGCACATGAGGTTTATATTTCTATTCGCGCCAAAAGCATTGTTTCTGTTACTCGGACTAT from Candidatus Aegiribacteria sp. encodes:
- a CDS encoding B12-binding domain-containing radical SAM protein, giving the protein MNISPNTESKMKAVLVNPPAIMGMDFIREGRCMQSSNSWATPWPPITLAIMASIAESYMEVHLFDFIIEKTDREAARKIVTELEPDLLVINTGFPSIDGDMEFATDLKRSMPDCFILSFGVFFTLLKEEGLEYCHSVDMAIYGEPELTFEKFVREFSLTGEVPITDGLLIRDGERVVSTPARSLIQDLDQLPYPNRALLNNELYVLPSNGKRFTLINSARGCPFKCVFCIAPVYYGKRVRRHSIAYIIQEIVTCMNVHGIESFLFWEESFTSDKSFCIELCKEIIRLNLNIEWAATTRAASLDNEILSYMKQAGCMLLGLGIETSNQIILNRARKSESVEEINRAVSLCRDAKIPAMGHFIFGLPGETPSTAQQTIEYAMHLGLDYVQAYCAVPYPGTELGDLAKSSGWIEATGWSQYDFGGRSIMRIGSIKPEEVNRARQKLLRKFYTRPSYIIARIIEIRSLKRLLNISSFVKWIIGSR
- a CDS encoding glycosyltransferase family 2 protein translates to MDLSVVMPCLNEEKTIGNCIDLALDTMRSDGIEGEVLVVDNGSVDNSVSIALEHGARIVHEDSKGYGYALNRGFKEALGKYIVFADADESYDFSYVGEFCKRLRNGKDLVIGNRLTGSMEKGAMPWLHRFLGTPVLTFFVRVLFKLRIRDINCGMRGISKEGYNKLELLCGGMEFASEMMIKAKIQGLIIDEFPIDFKRDKRNRPPHLNTFRDGWRHMRFIFLFAPKALFLLLGLSLLSAGFILMILILFSLLGELGIFTMLVSQSLILLGAQFILYGVSSYGFSQFINSNQYPDRFSKFFTNFTIDKGVIIGGVLVLAGIVISVIAAVNLYEYMKNAQEILFQVETTKWGFLGITLVILGIQTVISSFYLCLFNIKKIYNN